One segment of Castanea sativa cultivar Marrone di Chiusa Pesio chromosome 3, ASM4071231v1 DNA contains the following:
- the LOC142626846 gene encoding protein FEZ, translated as MDERIIDGDKLDEVMLPGFRFHPTDEELVGFYLKRKIQQRPLSIELIKQLDIYKYDPWDLPKFATTGEKEWYFYCPRDRKYRNSARPNRVTGAGFWKATGTDRPIYSSEGSKCIGLKKSLVFYKGRAAKGVKTDWMMHEFRLPSLTDPTAPPKRFVDKSIPANDSWAICRIFKKTNSTTQRALSHSWVSPSPSETNTLDMLVKGPHCTQFSQENMSLTSKTNCSAATHFSINNDIQQLSSTAFSPLDFVCYKSLNQLADKPSQLTGDLPSNFLFSPLETSTPTKCTVDISSMLLNMPSSMLGDYGTKVSESIDYSGPQEHCNGFSFSLLQDMQGNMASGGEQSNALMKNPNMAHADDHWETVRSIGFPFSLPSNNDAWKTNLVWDSSPCPSEMSTSFSTTKSYT; from the exons ATGGATGAGAGAATTATTGATGGTGATAAACTAGACGAAGTGATGCTACCAGGGTTTCGATTTCATCCAACTGATGAGGAGCTTGTTGGGTTTTATCTGAAGAGAAAAATTCAGCAGCGGCCTCTCTCTATCGAGCTCATCAAGCAGCTTGATATCTATAAATATGATCCATGGGATCTTCCAA AGTTTGCCACAACTGGAGAAAAAGAGTGGTATTTCTACTGCCCTAGGGATAGGAAATACAGAAACAGTGCAAGGCCTAATCGGGTAACTGGAGCTGGGTTTTGGAAAGCCACAGGAACTGACAGACCTATTTACTCCTCTGAAGGTTCCAAGTGCATTGGCTTGAAGAAATCCCTTGTGTTCTACAAAGGTAGAGCTGCCAAAGGTGTCAAAACTGACTGGATGATGCATGAGTTTAGGTTGCCTTCACTTACTGACCCAACAGCACCACCAAAGAGATTTGTGGACAAAAGCATTCCTGCCAAT GACTCATGGGCAATATGCAGGATATTCAAGAAAACTAATTCCACAACCCAAAgagctctctctcactcttggGTTTCTCCGTCACCATCTGAAACTAACACACTTGATATGTTAGTCAAAGGTCCACACTGCACTCAGTTTTCTCAGGAGAACATGTCATTGACATCAAAAACCAACTGTTCAGCAGCCACTCATTTCTCTATTAACAATGACATACAACAATTATCTTCCACTGCGTTTTCTCCCTTAGATTTTGTGTGCTACAAATCTTTAAATCAATTAGCAGATAAACCTTCTCAACTGACTGGAGACCTTCCCTCTAACTTCTTGTTTTCACCTCTAGAAACTTCAACACCAACAAAATGCACAGTTGATATTTCTTCCATGCTGTTAAACATGCCCTCTTCAATGCTTGGAGATTATGGTACTAAGGTCAGTGAGAGTATAGACTATAGTGGGCCGCAAGAACATTGCAATGGCTTCTCATTCAGTTTACTTCAAGACATGCAAGGGAACATGGCTAGTGGAGGTGAGCAATCCAATGCCTTGATGAAGAATCCTAATATGGCACATGCTGATGATCATTGGGAGACCGTCCGATCCATTGGATTCCCATTCAGTTTGCCTTCGAATAATGATGCTTGGAAGACAAACTTAGTGTGGGATTCTTCACCATGTCCAAGTGAAATGTCCACAAGTTTTTCTACAACCAAGAGCTATACTTAA